In Notolabrus celidotus isolate fNotCel1 chromosome 8, fNotCel1.pri, whole genome shotgun sequence, a genomic segment contains:
- the LOC117817554 gene encoding uncharacterized protein LOC117817554, whose amino-acid sequence MRIAPYFVFVYVAMSFAVSDSELGSLSSAEDGGFVPVTQAPAVAAASGRGTARRRTRSSARVSVQQLADWPVHRILGELYSRDVSVPSGLSHGELYDYLSFQNSSSVVPQSVPFVAPSGGKRQAKKRHSQPVAPGAPAKRAGPPGPGPSADSSLASALLEMRSALTAMNARLDSMEGNAMSRVLPPSMPVPSSSVFAPVPAPLPYDVTPLRTLGTAVPAPSAGSSFLPPAAAIPDALRNQILAGHDINLVKILLCSTETADKRFVDCGEFSVILKDSDPRLSKTLTLAEFNVAFGVFRDTLCEVYPLRRAELDTYLAIISDLALSYGGSLFYEYHKSFSAKAALSIQKFNQRVDWSVVDLGLISRHFTGHKTLACTVCGSFSHTTSLCPRTALQRLSTSRPLSRPDAPASSSGFRPKRQVQTFRGSTPHLCMNFNESVCTYPNCRFLHACSWCGDSHPRSVCPRRPRPAHSGK is encoded by the exons ATGCGAATTGCGCCTTACTTTGTTTTCGTGTACGTCGCCATGTCTTTCGCCGTCTCCGATTCTGAGTTGGGGTCTCTGTCCTCGGCTGAGGACGGGGGTTTTGTTCCTGTAACCCAGGCTCCGGCTGTTGCGGCTGCCTCTGGCCGTGGAACGGCTCGCCGGCGCACACGCAGTAGTGCTCGCGTGTCCGTCCAACAGCTTGCCGACTGGCCCGTGCATCGGATTCTGGGCGAGCTCTACTCGCGGGACGTCTCTGTTCCGTCTGGGCTTTCGCATGGGGAACTGTATGACTACTTGTCGTTCCAGAACAGCTCCTCTGTTGTCCCTCAGTCCGTTCCCTTTGTCGCTCCGTCCGGGGGTAAGCGCCAGGCGAAGAAGCGTCACTCTCAGCCGGTTGCTCCGGGCGCGCCTGCGAAACGCGCCGGGCCCCCCGGTCCCGGTCCTTCCGCAGACTCCTCCTTGGCGTCCGCTCTTCTCGAGATGAGGTCGGCTCTCACTGCCATGAATGCCAGGTTGGATTCCATGGAGGGCAACGCGATGTCCCGCGTCCTCCCTCCCAGCATGCCGGTGCCATCCTCTTCCGTGTTTGCTCCGGTGCCTGCCCCTCTGCCGTACGACGTCACGCCCCTGAGGACCCTGGGAACTGCAGTTCCGGCTCCGTCTGCTGGCTCTTCGTTTctgcctcctgctgctgcaatcCCGGATGCGCTTCGGAATCAGATCTTGGCAG GCCATGACATTAATCTGGTGAAGATTCTGTTGTGCAGTACTGAGACTGCTGATAAGCGATTTGTGGACTGTGGGGAGTTTTCCGTTATCCTGAAGGATAGCGACCCGAGGCTGTCTAAAACTCTGACTTTGGCGGAATTTAATGTGGCTTTTGGCGTTTTTCGGGACACTCTGTGCGAGGTTTACCCGCTTCGTCGAGCGGAATTGGATACCTATTTGGCGATCATTTCTGACCTGGCCCTTTCCTATGGGGGTTCTCTCTTCTATGAATATCATAAATCCTTCTCTGCTAAAGCTGCGCTGTCCATTCAGAAATTCAACCAGAGGGTAGATTGGTCTGTTGTGGATCTAGGCTTGATAAGTCGCCACTTTACGGGCCATAAAACCCTGGCATGCACCGTTTGTGGGTCTTTCTCTCACACGACCTCACTCTGTCCGAGGACTGCTCTGCAACGTCTGTCCACTTCCCGACCTTTGTCCCGTCCCGACGCTCCGGCCTCGAGTTCAGGGTTCCGTCCGAAACGTCAGGTACAAACTTTCAGGGGGTCTACGCCCCATCTCTGTATGAACTTCAATGAGAGTGTTTGTACTTATCCTAACTGTAGGTTTTTGCATGCATGTAGTTGGTGCGGGGACAGCCATCCACGCTCGGTGTGCCCCAGGAGACCTCGACCTGCTCACTCAGGGAAATAA